In a genomic window of Corynebacterium lizhenjunii:
- the crgA gene encoding cell division protein CrgA — translation MPKAKVTKSTTPVVSSTATNRTPVKINTEGTPKWYIAIMLGLMLLGLAWIVVHYLAGEHIPFMQELGPWNYGIGFGLAIIGLLMTMGWR, via the coding sequence ATGCCTAAGGCCAAGGTCACAAAGAGCACGACCCCCGTAGTATCCAGCACGGCCACCAACCGCACGCCTGTCAAAATCAATACGGAAGGCACGCCCAAGTGGTACATCGCCATCATGCTGGGGCTCATGCTGCTGGGCCTGGCCTGGATTGTGGTGCACTACCTGGCCGGGGAGCACATCCCCTTCATGCAGGAACTCGGCCCGTGGAATTACGGCATTGGTTTTGGCCTGGCCATCATCGGGCTGCTGATGACCATGGGCTGGCGCTAG
- the pknB gene encoding Stk1 family PASTA domain-containing Ser/Thr kinase, with protein sequence MLNDRYELGEVIGSGGMSEVYAAEDTQLGRSVAIKMLRPEMARDINFRQRFQREAVNAGKLNHPNIVSVLDTGEDDSSGIAIPFIVMERVHGRTLREVIQEDGALPPEEAAGLLSPVADALQASHEAGIIHRDVKPANIMLTNTGQVKVMDFGIARALDDSTSAMTQTSAVIGTAQYLSPEQARGKAADARSDVYALGCVLYEAVTGRTPFEGETPFAVAYQHVQEDPVAPSQYIAEATPTQKVNVDAVVLTAMAKHPADRYQSAWEMADDLSRLSRGAVTEAARAHVATHSADDAAGAGAGAGAAAAGAAGAAGAAAAAGLDSPTTTINRAPVASTRPQDDEEEAPNTGLKWLAGLLAAALIATVGYFAIDFYQNSQDLKQNEANRRAEAELRANMVELPEVENRPRTEVVKELEELQLLVQINTEPSADIARDRAIRLNPAPGSQLQKNSTVVLTVSSGKEVTDVPDLSDLELEAAEQALKEAGLRLDDTIEKEHDDAPAGVIISQNPAAGSQLSKGSKVRVTVSKGKDTFKLPDLKGMEFDTARRTLTAQDLEVEMRMVDSAEPSGTVVNSPSAGTTVSPGDTVVLEVSNGQLLRMPDLIHLTEEEARIKLADAGWTGTLHFGEPVNTPLPPDDNRIAWTSIDAGQPLRRDEDIDVRKWQLLKNLNNGINDALTQLNRR encoded by the coding sequence ATGCTTAATGACCGCTATGAACTCGGTGAGGTCATCGGCTCCGGCGGCATGTCGGAAGTCTACGCGGCCGAGGACACCCAGCTGGGCCGCAGCGTGGCCATCAAAATGCTGCGCCCGGAAATGGCGCGCGACATCAACTTCCGCCAACGCTTCCAGCGGGAGGCAGTCAACGCGGGCAAGCTGAACCACCCGAATATCGTCTCGGTGCTTGATACCGGGGAGGACGACTCCTCCGGCATTGCCATCCCCTTCATTGTGATGGAGCGCGTGCACGGGCGCACCCTGCGGGAGGTCATTCAAGAAGACGGCGCGCTGCCGCCGGAAGAAGCCGCGGGCCTGCTCAGCCCAGTGGCTGATGCCCTGCAAGCTTCCCATGAGGCCGGGATTATTCACCGCGATGTCAAGCCAGCCAACATCATGCTGACCAATACTGGCCAGGTAAAGGTCATGGATTTTGGCATCGCCAGGGCTTTGGATGACTCGACCTCGGCGATGACGCAGACCTCCGCAGTCATTGGCACCGCGCAGTACCTCTCCCCCGAGCAGGCGCGCGGCAAGGCTGCCGATGCCCGCTCGGATGTCTACGCCCTAGGTTGCGTGCTCTACGAGGCCGTAACGGGCCGCACTCCCTTTGAAGGCGAGACCCCCTTCGCGGTGGCCTACCAGCATGTTCAAGAGGATCCGGTAGCACCTTCCCAATACATTGCAGAGGCCACCCCCACCCAGAAGGTCAACGTGGATGCCGTGGTGCTTACCGCCATGGCCAAGCACCCCGCGGACCGCTACCAGTCCGCGTGGGAGATGGCCGATGACCTGAGCCGGCTCTCCCGTGGTGCCGTCACCGAGGCCGCCCGTGCCCATGTGGCGACGCATTCAGCTGACGATGCCGCCGGGGCTGGTGCTGGTGCCGGGGCCGCTGCGGCTGGTGCTGCTGGTGCTGCTGGTGCCGCTGCTGCCGCCGGGCTGGACTCGCCCACAACGACCATCAACCGGGCGCCGGTGGCCTCCACTCGGCCGCAAGACGACGAAGAGGAAGCCCCCAACACCGGCCTGAAGTGGCTGGCAGGCCTGTTAGCCGCCGCGCTGATTGCCACGGTGGGCTACTTTGCTATCGACTTCTACCAAAACTCCCAAGACCTCAAGCAAAACGAGGCCAACCGCCGCGCGGAAGCCGAGCTACGGGCCAACATGGTAGAACTCCCGGAGGTGGAAAACCGTCCGCGCACCGAGGTAGTTAAGGAACTCGAAGAGCTCCAACTCCTGGTGCAGATTAACACCGAGCCCAGCGCAGACATTGCCCGCGACCGCGCCATCCGCCTCAACCCGGCCCCGGGTTCCCAGCTGCAGAAAAACTCCACCGTGGTGCTCACCGTCTCTTCCGGCAAGGAAGTCACCGATGTCCCAGATCTGAGCGACTTGGAACTAGAAGCTGCAGAACAAGCGCTGAAGGAAGCCGGCCTAAGACTGGATGACACGATCGAGAAGGAACATGATGATGCCCCCGCGGGTGTCATCATCTCCCAGAACCCCGCAGCTGGTTCCCAACTGTCCAAGGGTTCCAAGGTGCGCGTGACCGTGTCCAAGGGCAAGGACACCTTCAAGCTGCCGGACCTCAAGGGCATGGAGTTCGACACCGCGCGGCGTACCCTGACCGCCCAAGACTTAGAAGTCGAGATGCGTATGGTGGATTCCGCTGAGCCCTCCGGCACCGTGGTCAACTCCCCCAGCGCCGGTACCACGGTCAGCCCCGGTGACACTGTGGTCCTGGAAGTCTCCAACGGCCAGCTGCTTCGCATGCCGGACCTGATCCACCTGACTGAGGAAGAAGCCCGCATCAAGCTTGCCGATGCCGGCTGGACCGGCACCCTGCACTTCGGCGAGCCGGTCAATACTCCCCTGCCGCCGGACGATAATCGCATCGCCTGGACCTCCATCGACGCGGGCCAGCCCCTGCGCCGCGATGAGGACATTGATGTACGCAAGTGGCAGCTGCTGAAAAACCTCAACAATGGGATCAATGATGCCCTGACTCAGCTCAACCGCCGCTAG
- a CDS encoding serine/threonine-protein kinase translates to MDQQRLQQLIGSDYTLQWVIGHGGMSTVWLADDNVHDREVAIKVLRPEFSDNAEFLGRFRNEATSAQQITSDNVVATYDYRELEDLNGAKFCFMALEYVRGESLADRLARDGALPEAQALEILEQAAYGLSVIHGMGMVHRDIKPGNMLITQNGQVKITDFGIAKAAAAVPLTRTGMVVGTAQYVSPEQAQGQKVTAASDIYSLGVVGYEMLAGQRPFSGDSSVSVALAHISQVAAPLSTAISAPTRELIGIALRKDPTTRYADGTEFAHATSAVRFGKRPPQPAATTATHVAPLPSATAATTVHPATLSADTPTTSSPIPAGPAGATAAAGSTVPAGVAGATAPGPGAAAAPTTPGGVAGPSGLTGPHTPGAAAADPEPRSGRAGKVALAIVGIGTLVALGWWGVKALGVGDTPRHSPASSQVIVTETVTPPEEDAPEEPQPPAGDQPTQRPERQEWEEHNPVTVEPEQREEHHRERPEVPTPPRPTTTARPTQPSPTAQQPAPETGTGDSPGANTPTTPDSPLDSLGDIATALGSIPTATP, encoded by the coding sequence ATGGACCAACAGCGACTCCAGCAGCTGATCGGCTCTGACTACACCCTGCAGTGGGTCATTGGGCACGGCGGCATGTCTACCGTGTGGCTGGCTGATGACAACGTCCACGACCGCGAGGTAGCCATCAAGGTCTTGCGCCCAGAGTTTTCTGATAACGCCGAGTTCCTCGGCCGTTTCCGCAACGAGGCCACCTCCGCCCAGCAGATCACCTCCGATAACGTGGTGGCCACCTATGACTACCGCGAATTAGAAGACCTCAACGGCGCCAAGTTCTGCTTCATGGCCTTGGAGTACGTCCGCGGCGAGTCCCTGGCTGACCGCCTGGCCCGCGACGGAGCCTTGCCAGAAGCTCAGGCCCTGGAGATTTTGGAGCAGGCCGCCTACGGGCTATCTGTTATTCACGGCATGGGCATGGTCCACCGCGACATTAAGCCGGGAAACATGCTCATTACCCAAAACGGGCAGGTTAAGATCACGGACTTTGGCATCGCCAAGGCAGCGGCCGCCGTTCCGCTGACCCGCACCGGCATGGTGGTGGGCACCGCCCAGTACGTCTCCCCCGAACAGGCCCAGGGCCAAAAGGTCACGGCCGCCTCTGACATTTATTCCTTGGGCGTGGTGGGTTATGAGATGCTGGCGGGCCAGCGGCCTTTCTCCGGCGACTCCTCTGTCTCCGTGGCCCTGGCGCACATTAGCCAGGTGGCCGCACCGCTGTCCACCGCCATTAGTGCCCCCACTCGCGAGCTCATTGGCATTGCCCTGCGCAAGGATCCCACCACCCGTTACGCAGACGGCACGGAGTTTGCGCACGCCACCTCCGCTGTTCGCTTTGGCAAGCGCCCGCCGCAGCCCGCCGCCACCACCGCCACGCACGTGGCCCCGCTGCCTTCTGCCACGGCTGCCACCACCGTGCACCCGGCTACCTTGTCTGCCGATACCCCCACCACCAGCTCCCCCATCCCTGCAGGTCCCGCTGGGGCCACCGCTGCCGCAGGGTCCACCGTCCCGGCCGGCGTGGCTGGGGCCACCGCGCCAGGTCCGGGCGCTGCCGCTGCTCCCACTACGCCGGGCGGCGTGGCTGGACCCAGCGGGCTCACCGGTCCCCACACCCCTGGCGCTGCCGCTGCCGACCCCGAGCCCCGCAGCGGCCGAGCGGGGAAGGTAGCGTTGGCCATCGTGGGCATCGGCACGCTAGTGGCCCTAGGCTGGTGGGGTGTCAAGGCCCTAGGGGTGGGCGACACCCCACGGCACAGCCCCGCGTCCTCGCAGGTCATAGTCACAGAGACAGTCACGCCACCGGAAGAGGACGCACCGGAGGAGCCGCAGCCGCCTGCCGGGGACCAGCCCACGCAGCGCCCCGAGCGCCAGGAATGGGAAGAGCACAACCCCGTCACGGTGGAGCCGGAACAGCGCGAAGAACACCATCGGGAACGCCCAGAGGTGCCCACGCCCCCACGGCCAACCACCACTGCGCGCCCGACACAGCCCTCGCCCACTGCGCAACAACCCGCCCCAGAGACTGGCACTGGGGATAGCCCCGGTGCCAATACGCCGACAACCCCGGACAGCCCGCTAGACTCACTAGGCGACATTGCCACCGCCCTCGGGAGCATTCCCACCGCAACGCCTTAA
- a CDS encoding penicillin-binding transpeptidase domain-containing protein — MNRSIRIAALFSLLLTLVLLINLTVIQAFSDEKYAKNALNPRGFYDLQSIPRGQIYAGPTVLAQSQQVRDGVYARSYPTGSAAFTPVTGYLSPQYGATGLESSYNDVLNGRDDSLLSRTWLDRLSGKQPAGANVEVTLDPQLQQLAYDQLVGPGYNGAAVALQPSTGKILAMASSPSFNAGDLVDPEIDDATWAGLQEQPGNPLLNHATQETLPPGSIFKIITTAAGLNNGFTPDSPLTGQSSITLSDNVTTLTNYDNQVCGGAAQVTLRTAFALSCNTAFVEIANQIGAEELRKYANDFGVGQRYDLGLEASPGSLGELADGAATAQSAIGQRDVTMNALQAAVMAATVANNGVRMEPYIVNKITDSQMEEVTTTKPRQLATAVDEDTAHILRDLMFASERSTAGYDGNGFASKTGTAEHGEGLAPHVWYVAFDPERDIAVAVVVKDGGNLGLGATGGQVSAPIGRALLHAYTPQEGA; from the coding sequence ATGAACCGTTCCATTCGCATAGCGGCGCTGTTTTCACTCCTACTGACGTTGGTGTTGCTGATTAATCTGACCGTCATCCAGGCGTTTTCGGATGAAAAGTACGCGAAGAACGCCCTGAACCCGCGCGGTTTTTATGACTTGCAGTCCATTCCGCGCGGCCAGATTTACGCTGGGCCCACGGTGCTGGCGCAGTCGCAGCAGGTGCGCGATGGTGTTTATGCGCGCAGCTACCCCACGGGCTCAGCAGCGTTTACGCCGGTAACCGGCTACCTGTCCCCGCAGTATGGGGCCACGGGTTTGGAGTCTAGTTACAATGATGTGCTCAATGGCCGGGATGACTCCTTGCTGTCGCGCACCTGGCTCGATCGTCTGTCTGGCAAGCAGCCGGCGGGGGCGAATGTGGAAGTCACCCTGGACCCGCAGCTACAGCAGTTGGCCTATGACCAGCTGGTGGGCCCGGGCTATAACGGCGCAGCAGTGGCCCTGCAGCCTTCTACGGGCAAGATTTTGGCCATGGCGTCTTCCCCCAGCTTCAACGCGGGGGACTTGGTGGATCCGGAGATTGATGATGCCACCTGGGCCGGCCTCCAAGAACAGCCCGGCAACCCGCTGCTGAATCACGCCACGCAAGAAACCCTGCCGCCGGGGTCGATTTTTAAGATCATCACCACCGCGGCCGGGCTGAACAACGGCTTTACCCCGGACTCGCCGCTAACGGGTCAAAGCTCCATTACCTTGTCAGATAACGTGACCACCCTGACTAACTATGACAATCAGGTCTGCGGCGGGGCCGCACAGGTCACCCTGCGCACGGCGTTTGCGCTGTCCTGCAACACTGCGTTTGTGGAGATCGCCAACCAGATTGGCGCCGAGGAGCTGCGCAAATACGCCAACGACTTTGGTGTGGGGCAAAGGTATGACTTGGGACTGGAGGCCTCCCCCGGTTCGCTGGGTGAGCTTGCCGATGGCGCCGCCACCGCCCAGTCCGCCATTGGCCAGCGCGATGTCACCATGAACGCCCTTCAGGCCGCCGTCATGGCCGCCACCGTGGCCAACAATGGGGTGCGTATGGAGCCCTACATTGTCAATAAAATCACCGACTCCCAGATGGAGGAGGTCACCACCACCAAGCCGCGCCAGCTGGCCACCGCAGTCGATGAAGACACCGCCCACATTCTGCGCGATCTGATGTTTGCCTCTGAGCGCTCCACCGCGGGCTATGACGGCAACGGCTTTGCCTCCAAGACTGGTACCGCCGAACATGGCGAGGGCCTGGCCCCGCACGTGTGGTACGTGGCCTTTGATCCGGAGCGCGATATTGCCGTGGCCGTGGTGGTCAAAGACGGCGGAAACCTAGGCCTGGGGGCCACCGGCGGCCAGGTTTCCGCCCCCATCGGGCGCGCACTATTGCACGCATACACCCCACAAGAGGGAGCATAA
- a CDS encoding FtsW/RodA/SpoVE family cell cycle protein — protein MRFRGLELGLLVLATLVFSTILISLELSQGNTLGTDILFLIGGFIGIFAIAHVALSILAPYADQIMLPVAAVLNGTGLIMLARLDLASGLSLANRQIMWTVISVVIFIVVLAVLQDHKRLTRYSYILGAAGLVLLALPLVWPQPTEADARIWLKLGPFSIQPGEFSKIMLILFFAMLLTQKRSLFTVAGYRFLGISLPRLRDLAPILVVWAIAIVIMGVSNDFGPALLLFTTVLGMLYVATGRTSWLLIGVLLVSVGAVGVYQVSGKIQQRVEDFLNPLDNYYTTGLQLSQSLFGLSTGGITGSGLGQGYPNLIPVAHSDFILAAIGEELGLIGLSAVLILFAMLVSRGFNTALRTRDTYGKLVAAGLSLTLIIQVFVVAGGISKLLPLTGLTTPFMSAGGSSLMANYILLAILLRISHAARRPVVDSATPAVSDTTLFPAIQGRLKS, from the coding sequence ATGCGTTTTCGCGGACTGGAACTGGGGCTGCTGGTGCTGGCTACCCTGGTGTTTTCCACCATTTTGATTAGCCTGGAGCTGTCCCAAGGCAACACACTGGGCACGGACATTTTGTTCCTGATTGGCGGGTTCATTGGGATTTTTGCCATCGCGCACGTGGCGCTGAGCATTCTGGCCCCGTATGCGGACCAAATCATGCTACCGGTGGCCGCAGTGCTCAATGGCACGGGGCTGATTATGCTGGCGCGCCTGGACCTGGCCTCTGGGTTGTCCCTGGCTAACCGCCAAATTATGTGGACGGTTATTAGCGTGGTCATCTTCATCGTGGTGCTAGCCGTGCTGCAGGACCATAAGCGGCTCACGCGTTATTCCTACATCCTGGGCGCAGCCGGCCTGGTGCTGCTGGCCCTGCCTTTGGTGTGGCCGCAGCCCACGGAGGCCGACGCGCGCATCTGGCTCAAGCTGGGGCCCTTTTCCATCCAGCCGGGGGAGTTCTCCAAGATCATGCTGATCTTGTTCTTCGCCATGCTGCTGACGCAAAAGCGTTCACTGTTTACCGTGGCAGGCTATCGCTTCCTGGGGATTTCGCTGCCACGCCTGCGGGACTTGGCGCCGATTCTGGTGGTGTGGGCCATTGCGATTGTGATCATGGGCGTGTCCAATGACTTTGGTCCCGCACTGCTGCTGTTTACCACGGTGCTGGGCATGCTGTATGTGGCCACGGGCCGCACGTCCTGGCTGCTCATTGGCGTGCTGCTGGTCTCCGTGGGCGCAGTGGGCGTCTACCAGGTGTCTGGAAAGATTCAGCAGCGCGTGGAGGATTTCCTTAACCCGCTGGATAATTACTACACCACCGGCCTGCAATTATCCCAGTCGCTATTTGGGCTGTCCACCGGTGGGATTACCGGCTCTGGCCTGGGCCAGGGCTACCCCAACCTGATCCCGGTGGCCCACTCGGACTTCATCCTGGCGGCCATCGGGGAGGAGCTGGGCTTAATTGGGCTGTCCGCGGTACTGATTTTGTTTGCCATGCTGGTCTCCCGCGGCTTCAACACTGCCCTGCGCACTCGGGATACCTACGGCAAGCTGGTGGCGGCGGGTCTGTCGCTGACGCTGATTATTCAGGTGTTTGTGGTGGCTGGGGGCATCTCTAAGCTCCTACCGCTTACTGGTCTGACCACGCCGTTTATGTCTGCCGGTGGCTCTTCGCTGATGGCCAACTACATTTTGTTAGCCATCTTGCTGCGTATCTCGCACGCTGCGCGCCGGCCCGTGGTGGACAGCGCCACCCCGGCAGTTAGCGACACCACCTTGTTCCCGGCTATCCAAGGCAGGCTGAAGTCATGA
- a CDS encoding PP2C family protein-serine/threonine phosphatase encodes MAAKNSWALRVTALSDRGLVRANNEDSAYAGRYVLALADGMGGHAAGEVASQLMISRLQTTDRDPQDNDMLALLAAAARDADNDISAHVAQFPETKGMGTTLSAMMFNGRSFGVIHVGDSRAYRLREGTLTQLTKDDTFVQSLVDEGKLDPEDVSSHPQKSLILKAYSGKNVEPTLFLWDAQVGDRVLLCSDGLSDPVTAATIESALGQGTLEEAATTLVELALRSGGPDNVTVVLAEVVDTAQSPASQSGTAQVRELADAAPVLVGAIAGEVPEPTHPDSSASRAAALRARPAGGAPAGAGQAGPGKAGNVPSTTQQTMAGAGANAGEADGPGGAAAVGAGGSGAGAGNAGTGSARRGSSTKAWALIAAILAVLVLVLAGGASAKHFMNNNYFLVAAENTQELSIHRGADISIFGRSMHNVYQHACLNPDGELGLHTGPCSGEFKTMSVEDLPQSERGVVANLPSGSYDEVQGQLGRLADKALPACRTSREGAASTEGAASTEGTASTERSAAAKSSAASTSAAATAAAAVASESAAPTPTAQPTPQRQDGEAAGASASSKPEFRAEPGVNCRQVK; translated from the coding sequence ATGGCAGCGAAGAACTCCTGGGCCCTGCGGGTGACGGCCTTATCTGATCGCGGTTTGGTGCGGGCCAATAATGAGGACTCTGCTTATGCCGGCCGCTATGTGCTGGCCTTGGCGGATGGCATGGGTGGACATGCGGCTGGGGAGGTAGCTTCCCAGTTGATGATTTCCCGCCTGCAGACCACAGATCGCGACCCGCAGGATAATGACATGTTGGCGCTGCTGGCTGCCGCCGCGCGCGATGCTGATAATGATATTTCCGCCCACGTGGCCCAGTTCCCGGAGACCAAGGGCATGGGCACCACGTTGTCGGCCATGATGTTCAACGGCCGCAGCTTTGGGGTGATCCACGTGGGTGACTCCCGCGCATACCGCCTGCGGGAAGGCACGCTAACGCAGCTGACAAAGGACGACACTTTTGTGCAGTCCCTGGTGGATGAGGGCAAGTTGGACCCGGAGGATGTCTCCTCCCACCCGCAAAAGTCGCTGATTCTCAAGGCCTATTCGGGCAAAAATGTTGAGCCAACCTTGTTCCTATGGGACGCCCAGGTAGGCGACAGGGTGCTGCTGTGTTCCGACGGTCTTTCAGACCCGGTTACCGCCGCGACCATTGAGTCCGCGCTGGGCCAGGGCACCTTGGAGGAGGCCGCGACCACGTTGGTGGAGCTGGCGCTGCGCTCCGGGGGGCCGGACAATGTCACGGTGGTATTGGCAGAGGTTGTTGATACCGCCCAGTCCCCCGCGTCCCAGTCCGGCACCGCGCAAGTGCGTGAGCTTGCCGATGCCGCCCCGGTCCTCGTCGGTGCCATCGCCGGCGAGGTCCCAGAGCCGACCCATCCAGATTCTTCCGCATCGCGGGCGGCGGCTCTGCGTGCCCGCCCGGCGGGTGGCGCTCCCGCCGGTGCGGGTCAGGCAGGCCCGGGAAAAGCCGGTAACGTACCGTCCACCACGCAACAGACGATGGCGGGTGCCGGTGCGAACGCGGGTGAGGCAGATGGGCCCGGTGGGGCTGCGGCCGTCGGTGCCGGCGGCTCAGGCGCAGGTGCTGGGAACGCGGGTACCGGGAGCGCCCGGCGCGGATCCTCCACCAAGGCGTGGGCACTAATCGCGGCCATTCTGGCGGTGCTGGTGCTGGTACTAGCCGGCGGTGCCAGTGCGAAGCACTTCATGAATAACAACTACTTCCTGGTAGCTGCGGAGAATACGCAAGAACTCAGCATCCATAGGGGCGCGGATATTTCGATCTTCGGCCGCAGTATGCACAACGTCTACCAGCACGCGTGCTTAAACCCGGACGGCGAATTGGGCTTGCACACCGGCCCGTGCAGCGGAGAGTTTAAGACCATGTCGGTAGAAGACCTGCCACAGTCTGAACGTGGGGTGGTGGCTAATCTGCCGTCCGGTTCCTACGATGAAGTCCAAGGGCAGCTGGGCAGGCTGGCGGATAAGGCGCTTCCGGCGTGCCGCACCTCACGCGAGGGCGCGGCCAGCACCGAGGGCGCGGCCAGCACCGAGGGCACGGCAAGCACCGAGCGCAGTGCTGCCGCGAAGTCGTCTGCAGCATCCACCTCAGCAGCGGCCACAGCAGCGGCCGCAGTGGCATCCGAGTCCGCCGCGCCAACCCCTACGGCACAACCCACGCCGCAGAGGCAGGACGGGGAGGCTGCGGGGGCATCGGCAAGCTCAAAGCCTGAGTTCCGGGCAGAGCCGGGCGTTAATTGTCGGCAGGTGAAGTAG
- a CDS encoding FHA domain-containing protein FhaB/FipA, which produces MDSVVILGLRISILALLWVFILVALNAMRRDANAAAAVSATASGVLAQAGEQAPRRRETARQIAIVEGPLQGSHMELGTFEEFILGRANDCDFVTGDDYSSAQHSRLFRRGSQWFIEDLESRNGTFVNGVRIDQPERVEVGMDIKMGRTTLRLVA; this is translated from the coding sequence GTGGATTCAGTGGTTATTCTCGGCTTGAGGATTAGCATCCTGGCATTGCTGTGGGTGTTTATCCTCGTTGCCTTAAACGCCATGCGGCGGGATGCTAACGCGGCCGCCGCGGTCTCAGCGACGGCATCGGGAGTCCTGGCCCAGGCGGGCGAGCAAGCACCCCGGCGGCGGGAGACTGCCCGCCAGATTGCCATTGTGGAGGGCCCGCTGCAGGGCTCCCACATGGAGCTGGGGACTTTTGAGGAGTTTATTTTGGGCCGCGCCAATGACTGCGATTTTGTTACGGGGGATGATTATTCCTCCGCGCAGCACTCGAGGCTGTTCCGCCGCGGTTCGCAGTGGTTTATTGAGGACTTGGAGTCGCGCAATGGCACCTTTGTTAATGGGGTGCGCATTGACCAGCCGGAGCGGGTAGAGGTAGGCATGGACATCAAGATGGGTCGCACAACGTTAAGGCTGGTGGCATAA
- a CDS encoding DUF3662 and FHA domain-containing protein encodes MGVFARLAKLDSAMQRGLDNGMAFVFGGRVVPAEIEELIKQEAHDNLTRGEDNNLYAPNVITVAVSAKDIENLSQDPQLPDSLADQIARYVRNNGWHLAGPVIVRIAEESGLRTGQLRVSSFIDHEPEEENGFDAIFHTPYPEENQAAHQAADKQAGHYPAGNQAAHEPADNQLAHAAAANAGAAQQDQEDSDTMNNFHVHPGVEDAATTAFRAPTVPEGAGDGPSVNLLLQDGSSRTYQVREGSNIIGRSNEADLRLPDTGVSRQHAEITWNGHDAVLVDLQSTNGTTVNDTPIENWLLADGDVITMGHSHIEVRITGLDT; translated from the coding sequence ATGGGAGTGTTTGCCAGGCTAGCCAAGCTGGATTCCGCCATGCAGCGCGGACTAGACAACGGCATGGCGTTCGTCTTTGGCGGCCGTGTGGTCCCGGCGGAGATTGAAGAGCTGATTAAACAGGAAGCTCATGACAATCTGACCCGGGGGGAGGACAACAACCTCTACGCACCTAACGTCATCACTGTCGCGGTGAGCGCGAAGGACATTGAAAACCTCTCGCAGGATCCGCAGTTGCCGGATTCTTTGGCAGATCAGATAGCACGTTATGTGCGTAATAACGGCTGGCATTTGGCTGGGCCGGTTATTGTGCGGATCGCAGAAGAGTCTGGCCTGCGCACCGGGCAGTTGCGCGTGTCATCCTTCATTGACCACGAGCCGGAGGAGGAAAACGGCTTTGATGCCATTTTCCACACCCCGTATCCGGAAGAAAACCAGGCAGCACACCAAGCGGCAGACAAACAAGCAGGCCACTACCCGGCAGGCAACCAGGCCGCACACGAACCGGCGGATAACCAGCTGGCACACGCAGCGGCCGCGAATGCTGGCGCAGCGCAGCAGGACCAGGAGGACTCTGACACCATGAACAATTTCCATGTGCATCCCGGAGTTGAGGACGCAGCCACTACAGCCTTCCGCGCACCCACGGTGCCAGAGGGCGCGGGCGATGGCCCGAGTGTGAACCTGCTGCTGCAGGACGGATCCTCGCGCACTTACCAGGTGCGCGAGGGCTCGAATATCATTGGCCGTTCCAATGAGGCGGACTTGCGTTTGCCAGATACGGGGGTCTCCCGCCAGCACGCGGAGATCACCTGGAATGGGCATGACGCAGTGCTGGTAGATTTGCAGTCCACTAATGGCACCACGGTCAATGACACCCCCATTGAGAATTGGCTGCTGGCGGATGGTGATGTGATTACTATGGGCCACTCCCATATTGAGGTCCGTATTACGGGCCTGGATACGTAG